The following are from one region of the Paenibacillus protaetiae genome:
- a CDS encoding alpha/beta-type small acid-soluble spore protein yields MASRNSNSNSLVVPQASQALQQLKMEAAQSLGVQIPQDGYYGNVSTRDAGSLGGYITKKLVQIAEQQLSGGTR; encoded by the coding sequence ATGGCAAGCAGAAACAGCAACAGCAACTCTCTAGTGGTACCACAAGCAAGCCAAGCACTCCAGCAATTGAAGATGGAAGCTGCTCAATCTCTGGGCGTACAAATTCCACAAGATGGCTACTATGGTAACGTATCGACTCGTGACGCTGGCTCGCTTGGCGGCTACATCACGAAAAAGCTGGTTCAAATTGCTGAGCAGCAACTGTCCGGCGGAACCCGTTAA
- a CDS encoding AEC family transporter — protein MSIFLHILVNNVIPLSIMIALGIVMQRAFSLHIKTLSKLNFYIFSPAVIFNLLYTTPISVQLIGKVLLFIVIFMVLQAVFVELVVRVRKLDGGMRGAMRNSVLFYNSANYGIPINQLAFSANPYTLSIQIIVMMTQSLIPNTWGIYSVNAHKSDMKSIMRTVLSMPIIYIIPIAFALRGFHVSIPLAIDTPIQYLSNAFIGTALITLGVQLGNMSWRIKPALLANVLLANALRLIAGPALAAAVTWGLSLMIHMDWMTASALIVSSAVPTSLSSVLLAVEFDNEPEFASQAVFLSTLFSIVTVALVIYFVQI, from the coding sequence ATGAGCATTTTTTTGCACATACTTGTTAACAACGTTATTCCGCTCTCTATCATGATTGCGCTTGGCATTGTGATGCAGCGTGCATTTTCCTTACATATTAAAACATTATCCAAGCTGAACTTTTATATTTTTTCTCCCGCTGTTATTTTTAATCTTCTGTACACCACGCCGATTTCAGTGCAGCTGATTGGCAAAGTATTGCTGTTTATCGTCATTTTTATGGTGCTGCAGGCGGTTTTTGTCGAGCTGGTCGTACGGGTGCGGAAGCTGGATGGCGGGATGCGGGGAGCTATGCGCAACAGCGTATTGTTCTACAACAGCGCCAACTATGGAATCCCGATTAACCAGCTTGCTTTTTCGGCAAATCCGTATACGCTTTCAATTCAAATCATTGTCATGATGACCCAATCGCTTATTCCAAACACATGGGGGATTTATTCGGTTAACGCACATAAAAGCGACATGAAGTCGATTATGCGGACCGTCCTGTCGATGCCGATTATTTATATTATCCCGATTGCTTTTGCGCTGCGGGGATTCCATGTCTCTATCCCGCTTGCGATTGATACGCCTATTCAATATTTGTCCAATGCGTTTATCGGCACAGCTTTAATTACGCTTGGCGTACAGCTGGGCAATATGAGCTGGCGCATTAAGCCGGCGCTGCTCGCGAATGTGCTGCTGGCGAATGCGCTGCGCCTGATTGCCGGTCCTGCACTGGCGGCCGCCGTCACCTGGGGGCTTAGCCTAATGATCCATATGGACTGGATGACGGCATCTGCCTTAATTGTATCTTCAGCGGTTCCGACCTCGCTCAGCAGCGTTCTGCTTGCCGTGGAGTTCGACAACGAGCCGGAATTTGCATCGCAGGCTGTTTTTTTATCCACCTTATTCAGTATCGTTACTGTAGCGCTGGTTATTTATTTCGTTCAAATCTGA
- a CDS encoding cell wall hydrolase, producing MAVIKANDEHVRMLARLMRAEAESEGELGMLMVGNVGVNRVLANCLDFRNIRSIPQMVFQNPGGFEATQNGYFYQSARDSEIRLARRVINGERTRPASNALWFFRPANECPDTWYNQSNSGRFKAHCFFIPTQEDCPRVY from the coding sequence ATGGCGGTCATAAAGGCCAATGACGAACACGTTAGAATGCTGGCCCGGCTTATGAGGGCGGAAGCCGAAAGCGAGGGCGAGCTTGGCATGCTGATGGTTGGCAATGTCGGCGTGAATCGTGTGCTTGCCAACTGCTTGGACTTTAGAAATATCCGCTCCATCCCGCAAATGGTATTCCAGAACCCCGGCGGCTTTGAAGCAACGCAAAACGGATACTTTTATCAAAGCGCAAGGGACAGCGAAATTCGTCTTGCAAGACGCGTCATTAACGGCGAACGCACACGCCCGGCTTCCAACGCATTATGGTTTTTCCGGCCGGCAAACGAATGTCCCGATACATGGTATAACCAGTCCAACAGCGGTCGGTTTAAAGCGCATTGTTTCTTTATTCCTACCCAGGAAGATTGCCCAAGAGTTTATTAA
- a CDS encoding CAP domain-containing protein produces the protein MKKHTIRLGIATVAAAALMTTGFTMPHANASSMLKLDPNIVTINMNTTSALKELADKYGFQITNLPNGVFVSNVVTVTKKPDTSTAAKKPDTSTAAKKPGTSAAAKPGTSAAAKKPGTSAAAKKPGTSAAAKKPGTSAAAKKPGTSAAAKKPGTGAAAKPGTSTAAKKPSTGAAASMSDFQSQVVQLVNQERQKAGLPALQADALLTKVATAKAKDMNDNHYFDHNSPTYGSPFNMMSSFGVTYSYAGENIASGQQTPAAVMEAWMNSQGHRDNILSKNFTKIGVGYVNGQWVQEFTG, from the coding sequence ATGAAAAAGCATACAATCCGATTGGGAATCGCAACAGTAGCAGCTGCCGCATTAATGACCACAGGTTTTACGATGCCGCACGCAAACGCATCATCTATGCTGAAGCTTGATCCCAACATCGTTACTATAAATATGAATACAACTTCTGCATTAAAAGAGCTTGCCGATAAATACGGCTTTCAAATTACGAACTTGCCGAACGGCGTGTTTGTAAGCAATGTCGTTACCGTTACGAAGAAGCCGGACACAAGCACGGCAGCGAAGAAGCCGGACACAAGCACGGCAGCGAAGAAGCCGGGCACAAGCGCAGCGGCGAAGCCGGGCACAAGCGCGGCAGCGAAGAAGCCGGGCACAAGCGCGGCAGCGAAGAAGCCGGGCACAAGCGCGGCAGCGAAGAAGCCGGGCACAAGCGCGGCAGCGAAGAAGCCGGGCACAAGCGCGGCAGCGAAGAAGCCGGGCACAGGCGCAGCGGCCAAGCCGGGCACAAGCACGGCAGCGAAGAAGCCGAGCACAGGCGCAGCAGCCTCGATGAGCGATTTTCAATCGCAAGTGGTGCAGCTTGTGAACCAGGAGCGCCAAAAAGCAGGCTTGCCTGCCCTACAAGCAGACGCGCTGCTGACTAAAGTTGCAACGGCTAAAGCAAAGGACATGAACGACAACCACTATTTTGATCATAACTCGCCAACGTATGGTTCGCCTTTTAATATGATGTCTTCCTTTGGCGTGACTTATTCTTATGCAGGCGAAAACATCGCTTCCGGCCAGCAAACGCCGGCTGCCGTTATGGAAGCTTGGATGAACAGCCAAGGCCACCGCGATAACATTTTGAGCAAAAACTTTACCAAAATTGGCGTTGGTTATGTCAACGGCCAATGGGTACAAGAGTTTACCGGCTAA
- a CDS encoding polysaccharide deacetylase family protein, translating into MNIHRWPACFLALLLLCPLLAAGANAEAAAAKPAITAADHHAQDMSWVRLRQRYPETFVTNGSRSSKRVALTFDDAPDPRFTPQILDILKEYNVKATFFVIGYKAQKHKDLVERIHREGHVIGNHSFNHPEFTKLTAAQFQKQIGDTEQIIDETVGYKPRFIRPPYGELMSSQVRWARRHNYTIANWDVDSVDWKSSSSETILRNIRRTLRSGSIVLQHAGGGVGEDLSGTIKALPALIEELEEEGYELVTLPVLLGTEAAK; encoded by the coding sequence TTGAACATCCATCGCTGGCCCGCCTGCTTCCTTGCTTTGCTTCTATTATGCCCGCTGCTTGCTGCAGGAGCGAACGCTGAGGCCGCCGCTGCCAAACCGGCCATAACCGCTGCCGATCACCATGCACAAGATATGTCCTGGGTCCGTCTGCGGCAGCGTTATCCGGAAACATTCGTCACAAACGGTTCCAGAAGCTCCAAACGGGTTGCATTAACATTTGATGATGCGCCGGATCCGCGGTTCACACCGCAAATATTAGATATTTTGAAGGAATATAACGTCAAAGCGACGTTTTTTGTCATCGGCTATAAAGCCCAAAAACATAAAGACCTGGTGGAGCGCATTCATCGCGAAGGCCATGTCATTGGCAATCATTCCTTCAACCATCCCGAATTTACCAAGTTGACCGCTGCGCAATTCCAGAAGCAAATCGGGGATACAGAACAAATTATAGATGAAACGGTTGGCTATAAACCGCGGTTCATCCGCCCGCCATACGGAGAACTAATGTCTTCTCAAGTCCGCTGGGCTCGCCGCCACAATTATACGATTGCGAATTGGGACGTCGATTCTGTGGACTGGAAGAGCAGCTCCAGCGAAACGATATTGCGCAATATAAGGCGAACGCTGCGATCCGGTTCTATCGTTCTGCAGCATGCCGGAGGCGGCGTAGGCGAAGATTTAAGCGGGACGATTAAAGCGCTCCCGGCGCTTATTGAGGAACTCGAGGAGGAAGGCTACGAGCTTGTAACGCTCCCGGTATTGCTCGGGACAGAGGCGGCTAAATAA
- a CDS encoding Gfo/Idh/MocA family protein yields MSKIRVAVVGCGSISKHRHIPEYVNNENVELVAFVDPVIERAQHYAEAHGGKAFADYKTMLAEVKPDAVSVCTPNYLHAEVSIAAANAGAHVLVEKPMAVTDEEAAVMIEAAQKNGVKLMVGHNQRFFPPHVKAKQILESGVLGKVLTFRTSFGHPGPDAWSIDGAASWFFRKPEAIMGAMGDLGVHKSDLIRWLLQDEVAEVAGFVGTLHKEGTEVDDNASVLLRMKSGAMGTLVASWTYYKGEDNSTILWCENGVMKIGTDENDQVIVELRNGTVEKHKVGAISTNEKQLSSGVIDAFISSIVNDTPVPIPGEEGRKSLQVIISAFESQASGQFIRMA; encoded by the coding sequence ATGAGCAAAATTAGAGTTGCAGTTGTAGGCTGCGGGTCCATTTCGAAACATCGCCATATTCCGGAGTATGTAAATAACGAGAACGTAGAGCTTGTCGCATTCGTTGATCCGGTTATCGAACGCGCGCAGCATTATGCAGAAGCGCATGGCGGCAAAGCGTTTGCCGATTACAAAACGATGCTGGCTGAAGTGAAGCCGGATGCGGTAAGCGTATGTACGCCAAACTATCTCCATGCGGAAGTGTCCATTGCAGCGGCTAACGCAGGCGCGCATGTGCTTGTTGAAAAACCGATGGCAGTAACGGATGAAGAAGCAGCCGTCATGATTGAAGCAGCACAAAAAAATGGCGTGAAGCTGATGGTTGGACATAACCAGCGTTTCTTCCCGCCGCATGTAAAAGCGAAACAAATTTTGGAAAGCGGCGTGCTTGGCAAAGTGCTGACGTTCCGCACTTCGTTTGGCCACCCTGGCCCTGACGCTTGGAGCATTGACGGCGCAGCGAGCTGGTTCTTCCGCAAGCCGGAAGCTATTATGGGCGCAATGGGCGACCTTGGCGTTCATAAATCGGACCTGATCCGCTGGCTGCTGCAAGACGAAGTAGCCGAAGTAGCCGGTTTTGTCGGAACGCTTCATAAAGAAGGCACGGAAGTGGACGATAACGCATCCGTACTGCTTCGTATGAAAAGCGGCGCGATGGGTACGCTTGTCGCTAGCTGGACGTATTACAAAGGCGAAGACAACAGCACGATCCTGTGGTGCGAGAACGGCGTGATGAAAATCGGTACGGATGAAAACGATCAAGTGATCGTGGAGCTCCGCAACGGTACGGTAGAAAAACATAAGGTTGGCGCTATCTCGACCAATGAGAAGCAGCTTTCAAGCGGTGTCATCGATGCCTTTATTTCTTCTATTGTAAATGATACGCCTGTTCCGATTCCTGGCGAAGAAGGACGCAAATCGCTGCAAGTTATTATTAGCGCGTTTGAATCGCAAGCTTCGGGCCAATTTATTCGTATGGCTTAA
- the cyoE gene encoding heme o synthase → MLLKDLIQLTKPRLLLLNVVASLAGFWVASKWHIHWGLLIWMLIGTTLTIASACVINNYWDRELDKKMDRTSDRPLPAGRMTPLFVLTYGIVLGILGVGILFVLVNPPAGWLGLLGWAVYVFVYTMWLKRTSTWNTSIGGISGAMPPVIGYVAVTNEVDIGAWLLFAFLFLWQPAHFWSLAIRKVEEYRAAGFPMLPVVKGINRTKLQMIPYVVLLIPAGILFYVYDYVGIIFLVVSTIFSIAWSIHTLGGRKAANTDKWAKTNFMYSINYLMLILVIMIVDTSGLY, encoded by the coding sequence GTGTTACTTAAAGATTTAATCCAATTAACCAAGCCGCGCCTGCTGCTGCTGAACGTCGTTGCATCCCTTGCCGGATTTTGGGTGGCTTCCAAATGGCATATCCATTGGGGACTCCTGATCTGGATGCTGATTGGTACAACCCTTACCATTGCTTCCGCATGTGTCATCAATAATTATTGGGACCGTGAGTTGGACAAAAAGATGGATCGCACCAGTGATCGGCCGCTGCCAGCAGGCAGAATGACGCCGTTATTTGTATTAACCTACGGAATTGTTCTTGGCATTCTTGGCGTAGGCATATTGTTTGTGCTTGTGAATCCTCCGGCCGGATGGCTGGGGCTGCTTGGCTGGGCTGTGTATGTGTTTGTGTATACGATGTGGCTGAAGCGCACTTCGACGTGGAATACGTCGATTGGCGGCATTTCCGGAGCAATGCCTCCGGTCATCGGTTATGTTGCCGTGACCAATGAAGTGGATATCGGCGCATGGCTGCTGTTCGCCTTTTTGTTTCTGTGGCAGCCGGCGCATTTCTGGTCGCTTGCCATCCGGAAGGTGGAAGAATACCGGGCGGCCGGCTTCCCGATGCTTCCCGTTGTGAAAGGCATCAACCGGACCAAGCTGCAAATGATTCCTTACGTCGTATTGCTTATTCCGGCAGGCATTTTGTTCTATGTATATGACTATGTCGGCATCATCTTTTTGGTTGTATCGACCATCTTCAGCATTGCGTGGTCTATTCATACGCTTGGTGGCCGAAAAGCCGCCAATACGGACAAATGGGCGAAAACAAACTTTATGTATTCAATTAACTACCTTATGCTTATTCTCGTCATCATGATTGTGGATACCTCGGGTTTGTATTAA
- a CDS encoding SCO family protein: MAFVRKHAFKIAVLALCLSFGIYLFTTKVIQKEEALPVVQAAPSFQLTDIDGNSVSLESTNGKARIVYFYFANCPDVCPPTTFLLSQVQEKLKKEGTLGKKAELISITFDPDRDTPDAIRAFAERNFADPENGWEFLRAMMRTLRCSWQKILALAS; this comes from the coding sequence GTGGCGTTTGTGCGCAAGCATGCATTTAAAATCGCAGTACTCGCGCTTTGCTTAAGTTTTGGTATTTATTTGTTTACGACAAAGGTTATCCAGAAGGAAGAGGCGCTGCCTGTCGTACAGGCCGCACCTTCCTTTCAGCTAACCGATATAGACGGCAATTCGGTGTCATTGGAATCGACGAACGGCAAAGCCCGTATCGTCTATTTCTATTTTGCGAACTGTCCGGATGTGTGCCCGCCAACGACGTTCCTGCTGTCTCAAGTGCAGGAGAAGCTGAAAAAGGAAGGAACGCTTGGCAAGAAGGCGGAGCTGATTTCCATTACCTTTGACCCGGACCGGGATACGCCGGACGCGATACGGGCATTTGCGGAACGGAACTTCGCCGACCCGGAGAATGGATGGGAGTTTCTGCGGGCAATGATGAGGACGCTACGCTGCAGCTGGCAAAAGATTTTGGCGTTGGCGTCATGA
- a CDS encoding O-methyltransferase produces MELDAMPLARQIDFVFRQLEKELTNAAAGTVMIHIRNNAIGKFGLKNNPIESRNGKLETAEKGMTPKQVQAFRQLAIDALKLRRDWTHGEILYDFSVRPNQDSWSASISYESNYNMSNWSYRNPTSNASKLQSWREL; encoded by the coding sequence ATGGAGTTGGATGCTATGCCGTTGGCGAGACAAATTGATTTTGTATTTCGCCAACTCGAGAAGGAGCTTACGAATGCCGCTGCAGGAACTGTCATGATTCACATTCGCAACAATGCAATAGGCAAATTTGGCTTAAAGAACAACCCAATTGAAAGCAGAAACGGTAAATTGGAAACAGCCGAAAAAGGAATGACGCCAAAACAAGTCCAAGCTTTCAGACAACTGGCGATCGATGCACTAAAGCTTAGACGGGATTGGACGCATGGAGAGATACTGTACGATTTTTCCGTACGCCCTAATCAGGACTCTTGGTCGGCTAGCATCAGTTACGAATCGAATTATAATATGTCTAACTGGAGTTACCGCAATCCTACTTCCAATGCTTCCAAACTGCAAAGCTGGCGTGAGCTGTAG
- the gerQ gene encoding spore coat protein GerQ produces the protein MVFGYNNQGANQGAGGEFRYNGNAGFMPYYPNANAGFHHPQFQAPMAAPSQVTGGPSMSPAAVPSGSFVTPTGGNIVTVQSEESYVENILRLNRGKKATFYMTYENNKEWNAKIFTGIIEAAGRDHIIISDPSTGMRYLLLTLNLDYVTFDGPINYEYPFQGGTITNQTPLGTATVGTVSGR, from the coding sequence ATGGTATTCGGCTACAACAATCAAGGTGCTAATCAAGGTGCAGGCGGGGAATTCCGCTACAATGGAAACGCAGGCTTTATGCCGTATTATCCGAATGCGAATGCAGGTTTTCACCATCCCCAATTTCAAGCGCCTATGGCTGCGCCAAGCCAAGTTACCGGCGGCCCGTCCATGAGCCCGGCTGCTGTGCCCAGCGGTTCGTTCGTAACGCCGACAGGCGGCAACATCGTCACGGTTCAATCTGAAGAATCTTACGTCGAAAACATTCTCCGCCTGAACCGGGGCAAAAAAGCTACCTTTTATATGACGTATGAAAACAACAAAGAATGGAACGCCAAAATTTTTACCGGCATTATCGAAGCGGCTGGCCGCGACCATATTATCATCAGCGATCCTTCAACCGGCATGCGTTATTTGCTGCTGACGCTGAATCTGGATTATGTCACATTTGATGGACCAATCAACTACGAATATCCGTTCCAAGGCGGTACCATAACGAACCAAACGCCGCTCGGAACCGCTACGGTCGGCACGGTTTCCGGCAGATAA
- a CDS encoding 3D domain-containing protein yields the protein MKKIITAAASIGLALMLAGGPAHAAQSTYTAKEGDTFWSLAQKNGITISQLQSANPKINPLNIYAGLKIAIPSPAAKAATAKTAAAGAVTAKAASAQSIIAGDGTSYAFSKTLTVKATAYSSAASENGKWGAVDYFGNPLKLGTIAVDPSVIPLGTKLYVTGYGSHKGLPDGGFVAKATDTGGAIKGNRIDIFIPGTPAEVSTFGIQNIKVYILK from the coding sequence ATGAAAAAGATCATAACTGCGGCAGCATCCATCGGTTTGGCGCTTATGCTTGCAGGAGGACCTGCTCATGCAGCACAATCCACTTATACAGCGAAAGAAGGAGACACCTTTTGGAGTCTCGCTCAGAAAAACGGCATCACAATCAGCCAGCTTCAATCCGCTAATCCTAAAATCAATCCGCTTAACATTTATGCCGGCTTAAAAATTGCTATTCCAAGCCCGGCAGCCAAAGCTGCAACGGCTAAAACAGCAGCTGCCGGAGCGGTAACTGCCAAGGCAGCTTCGGCGCAGTCCATCATCGCCGGCGACGGCACGTCGTATGCTTTCTCCAAGACGCTTACAGTTAAAGCGACCGCTTATTCCTCTGCAGCTTCGGAAAACGGCAAATGGGGCGCTGTCGATTATTTTGGCAATCCGCTTAAACTGGGGACGATTGCGGTAGATCCGTCGGTTATTCCGCTTGGTACCAAGCTGTATGTGACCGGTTACGGCAGCCATAAAGGGCTTCCTGACGGCGGTTTTGTCGCCAAAGCAACGGATACCGGCGGCGCGATTAAAGGGAATCGTATCGATATTTTCATCCCGGGCACGCCAGCTGAAGTCAGCACGTTTGGCATTCAGAACATTAAAGTTTACATTTTAAAATAA
- a CDS encoding methyl-accepting chemotaxis protein, whose product MREWFEGLSVRKKLTIMNYASLLVIAIIFNVILIASGGSFLTGIIATVVLAAAAQPIIIFLDKTIRGSFAEMSDAAYRISKGDFTQKIDMLSAGSLGELGHSFNSMIDKLRDILKETTTITRHVSETSRTIFESNTDIKNAMEQVAVSSTELAKGSNEISESISDMSNSITEIETLVTGYANSTREMNNRSQATLSLVERGREALDTQADGMRKNIEATTKVSETIQELSQKAQGISAITKTISDIADQTNLLSLNASIEAARAGEHGKGFAVVAQEVRKLAEESMTSTKQVFSLVKGITDGIKHTIEMMKINEEVVSLQAERIRETEQVFIDIVDSIQFITKQIAVFADESDTMLDGARNISSSIQNISAITQQSAAGTEQVSASMNEQIVSVQAVVQETEKMLAMASQLQRTIQVFKI is encoded by the coding sequence ATGAGAGAATGGTTTGAAGGATTAAGTGTTCGCAAAAAATTGACCATTATGAACTATGCTTCACTGCTTGTTATCGCGATCATTTTTAATGTCATTCTTATTGCATCTGGCGGTTCCTTTTTGACTGGCATTATTGCAACGGTCGTCCTCGCGGCAGCTGCGCAGCCTATAATTATTTTCCTGGATAAAACCATTCGCGGTTCTTTTGCCGAAATGTCCGACGCCGCATATCGCATCTCCAAAGGCGATTTCACGCAAAAAATTGATATGCTGTCTGCAGGTTCGCTGGGTGAGCTTGGCCATTCGTTCAACAGCATGATTGATAAATTACGCGATATTTTAAAAGAAACGACGACCATTACGCGCCATGTATCGGAAACAAGCCGGACGATCTTCGAAAGCAATACCGATATTAAAAACGCAATGGAGCAGGTCGCTGTCTCCTCCACTGAGCTGGCCAAAGGCTCGAACGAAATTTCCGAGAGCATCTCGGATATGTCCAATTCCATTACGGAAATCGAAACGCTTGTAACCGGCTATGCCAACTCCACCCGTGAAATGAACAACCGTTCCCAAGCCACCCTCTCCCTCGTCGAACGCGGACGGGAAGCATTGGATACGCAGGCGGACGGCATGCGGAAAAATATTGAAGCCACGACTAAAGTATCGGAGACGATCCAGGAGCTTTCTCAAAAAGCCCAAGGCATCTCAGCGATTACCAAAACGATCTCGGATATTGCGGACCAGACGAATCTGCTTTCCTTAAACGCTTCAATTGAAGCGGCCCGTGCAGGCGAGCACGGCAAAGGATTTGCGGTTGTCGCCCAGGAAGTGCGCAAACTTGCTGAAGAATCAATGACGTCGACGAAGCAAGTGTTCAGCCTTGTAAAAGGCATTACCGACGGCATCAAGCATACGATTGAAATGATGAAAATTAACGAAGAAGTGGTTAGCCTGCAGGCAGAGCGGATTCGTGAAACCGAACAGGTGTTTATTGATATCGTTGACAGCATTCAATTTATTACGAAACAAATTGCCGTGTTCGCAGACGAAAGCGATACGATGCTGGACGGCGCCCGCAATATTTCTTCGTCGATTCAAAATATCTCCGCCATTACACAACAATCGGCAGCCGGTACGGAGCAAGTATCGGCATCAATGAACGAACAAATCGTTTCTGTACAAGCCGTTGTACAAGAAACCGAAAAGATGCTGGCCATGGCCAGCCAGCTGCAACGGACGATTCAAGTTTTTAAAATATAG
- a CDS encoding metal-dependent hydrolase yields MDTGTHLVMGIGLGGLAMADPVVASSPTFSAAVLIGTIIGSEAPDLDTLLRIRGNAIYIRNHRGISHSIPAIAIWTILITGLLQLIYKGGLPWLHVGAWVLLAVVVHVLSDLFNAYGTQAMRPFNEKWISWNIIHIFDPVIFVTHLVAIVLWAVGAADPAIIFPLLYLFTAAYFVWRTWANKTLLKLLPSLDSAPLSSDRYLLIPTISLNVWHIVKRTGDGTFAVGKLQGKKLKWIDHVECSSHPAVAKSKNDPAIRSFLYLTKFACAETIEHSWGYEVRWSDVRYRHRKQYPFVAVLAMNKQFETVGSYVGWLSSDRLSKRLRMNSY; encoded by the coding sequence ATGGACACTGGCACTCATCTTGTTATGGGTATCGGGCTTGGCGGACTAGCTATGGCCGATCCTGTAGTGGCATCCAGCCCCACCTTCAGCGCGGCAGTGCTGATCGGCACCATTATCGGATCAGAAGCGCCCGACCTGGACACGCTGCTTCGTATACGCGGCAATGCAATTTATATTCGCAACCACCGCGGCATATCCCACTCCATTCCGGCGATCGCCATTTGGACCATACTTATAACGGGGTTATTGCAGCTTATTTACAAAGGCGGTTTGCCATGGCTGCATGTGGGGGCTTGGGTGCTGCTGGCGGTTGTCGTTCATGTGTTGTCGGATTTGTTTAACGCATACGGAACACAAGCGATGCGGCCGTTTAATGAAAAGTGGATATCGTGGAACATTATCCATATTTTCGATCCGGTCATTTTTGTTACCCACCTTGTTGCCATTGTGCTGTGGGCGGTTGGCGCTGCTGATCCGGCCATCATTTTCCCGCTGCTATATTTGTTTACGGCCGCTTATTTCGTTTGGCGGACTTGGGCTAACAAAACGCTGCTGAAGCTGCTTCCGTCCTTGGACAGCGCTCCGCTTAGTTCAGACAGGTATCTGCTTATTCCGACCATCTCGCTCAACGTCTGGCATATCGTAAAACGGACAGGAGACGGCACCTTCGCCGTCGGCAAGCTGCAGGGCAAAAAACTGAAATGGATCGACCACGTGGAATGCTCCAGCCACCCGGCTGTCGCCAAATCCAAAAACGATCCGGCTATCCGCTCCTTTTTATATTTGACCAAGTTTGCTTGTGCGGAAACGATTGAACATTCCTGGGGTTACGAGGTACGCTGGTCGGACGTTCGTTACCGGCACAGAAAGCAATATCCGTTTGTTGCGGTGCTGGCGATGAACAAACAATTCGAAACCGTTGGCTCCTATGTCGGCTGGCTCAGCAGCGACCGGCTCTCCAAAAGACTTCGGATGAATTCGTATTAA
- the trpS gene encoding tryptophan--tRNA ligase — MGKVLSGIQPSGKLTLGNYIGAMRNFVKLQDSEECYFMVVDMHAITVPQEPEALREQTEMVTALFIAAGIDPAKSNVFVQSHVPAHAELGWIMTTLTGMGELERMTQFKDKSQGKESVGAGLLVYPSLMAADILVYNADLVPVGDDQKQHLELTRDLAQRFNSRFGDYFTIPNPYIPEVGARIMSLDDASKKMSKSNPNPGSYIALLDEPSVIRKKISRATTDSGREVKYDPENKPEISNLISIYAQVSGLSIPEIEARFEGQGYGPFKKELAERIVELLEPLQQRYYEIRKSGEIHRILKEGAAKASLIANRTVADVKERMGFLAPRG, encoded by the coding sequence GTGGGTAAAGTATTATCGGGGATTCAGCCAAGCGGCAAGCTGACGCTCGGCAATTATATTGGAGCGATGCGCAACTTCGTTAAGCTTCAAGACTCGGAAGAATGTTATTTTATGGTAGTCGATATGCATGCGATTACTGTACCGCAGGAGCCTGAAGCGTTGCGGGAGCAGACGGAAATGGTAACGGCTCTCTTTATTGCTGCAGGCATTGATCCGGCCAAATCGAATGTTTTCGTGCAATCCCATGTGCCGGCGCATGCCGAGCTGGGCTGGATTATGACGACGCTCACCGGGATGGGCGAGCTTGAGCGAATGACGCAATTTAAAGATAAATCGCAGGGCAAAGAGTCTGTTGGCGCAGGGCTTCTTGTTTATCCGTCGCTGATGGCGGCTGACATTCTTGTTTACAATGCGGATCTTGTTCCGGTCGGAGACGATCAAAAGCAGCACCTGGAGCTGACTCGTGACTTAGCGCAGCGCTTCAATTCGCGGTTTGGCGACTATTTTACGATTCCAAATCCGTATATTCCGGAAGTTGGCGCACGCATTATGTCGCTGGATGACGCCAGCAAAAAAATGAGCAAAAGCAACCCGAATCCGGGCAGCTACATTGCACTGCTTGATGAGCCTAGCGTCATTCGCAAAAAAATTAGCCGGGCGACAACCGATTCCGGCCGTGAAGTGAAATATGATCCGGAGAACAAGCCGGAAATCAGCAACCTGATCAGCATTTATGCGCAAGTATCGGGGCTTTCGATCCCTGAAATAGAAGCCCGTTTTGAAGGGCAGGGCTATGGGCCATTCAAAAAAGAATTAGCGGAACGGATTGTAGAGCTGCTTGAACCGCTGCAGCAGCGTTATTATGAAATCCGGAAATCGGGCGAAATTCACCGCATCCTGAAGGAAGGCGCAGCGAAAGCATCTCTTATTGCCAACCGGACGGTAGCGGATGTTAAAGAACGGATGGGCTTCCTCGCGCCGCGCGGTTAA